In Flavobacterium lacustre, a genomic segment contains:
- the pepE gene encoding dipeptidase PepE: MKNILIASTSTLHGGDYLDYLLTELQLHFKDCKTILFIPYARPSGISHEEYTDKVAKAFAKINKKVKGIHEFEDAKTAVQNAEGIFTGGGNTFLLVSQLYKAKIIDILAETVKKGTPYLGTSAGSNICGLTMQTTNDMPIVYPPSFQTLGLIPFNLNPHFLDADEQSKHMGETRETRIKEYHAFNSVPVLGLREGSWLQVKGDSIVLKGSLSASLFRQNQQPEELGSGTDLNFIK; the protein is encoded by the coding sequence ATGAAAAATATACTTATTGCCAGCACATCTACGCTTCACGGAGGTGACTATTTAGACTATTTATTAACCGAATTACAATTGCATTTTAAGGATTGTAAAACGATACTTTTTATTCCTTATGCAAGACCAAGCGGAATTTCGCATGAAGAATACACCGATAAAGTAGCAAAGGCTTTCGCCAAAATAAATAAGAAAGTAAAAGGAATCCATGAATTTGAAGATGCGAAAACTGCAGTTCAAAATGCCGAAGGAATATTTACAGGCGGTGGCAACACTTTTCTATTGGTTTCTCAATTGTACAAAGCAAAAATCATAGATATCCTTGCCGAAACCGTCAAAAAAGGAACTCCTTATCTCGGAACAAGTGCAGGCAGTAATATTTGCGGATTAACGATGCAAACCACAAATGATATGCCTATTGTTTATCCGCCAAGTTTTCAAACTTTAGGATTGATTCCGTTTAACTTGAATCCACATTTTTTAGATGCTGATGAGCAATCAAAACATATGGGAGAAACACGCGAAACCAGAATAAAAGAATACCATGCTTTTAATTCAGTTCCCGTTTTGGGATTACGCGAAGGGAGTTGGTTGCAAGTAAAAGGCGATTCAATTGTTTTGAAAGGAAGTTTGTCCGCAAGTCTTTTTAGACAAAATCAACAACCGGAAGAATTAGGAAGCGGAACGGATTTGAATTTTATAAAATAA
- a CDS encoding GNAT family N-acetyltransferase yields MPTIKKITSTDTFSVRHPVLRSGKPLESCHFDGDTLATTSHYGLFFNQEIIGVLSLFEAKNNVFSEKLQFQIRGMAVLKEFQKKGFGASLITHCEKECHNRNGNLIWFNARTEATAFYEKLGYLKTGIPFEIQGVGEHFLMFKKI; encoded by the coding sequence ATGCCAACTATTAAGAAAATTACCTCAACCGACACCTTTTCTGTGCGACATCCTGTTTTACGATCGGGAAAACCTTTAGAAAGTTGTCATTTTGATGGCGATACATTAGCGACTACATCTCATTATGGACTATTTTTTAACCAAGAAATAATTGGAGTTCTTTCATTATTTGAAGCAAAAAACAATGTTTTCTCTGAAAAACTGCAATTTCAAATTCGAGGTATGGCAGTTTTAAAAGAATTTCAAAAAAAAGGATTTGGCGCCTCTCTTATCACACATTGTGAAAAGGAATGTCACAACCGAAATGGAAATCTAATTTGGTTTAATGCCCGAACTGAAGCAACTGCTTTTTATGAAAAACTAGGCTATCTAAAAACAGGAATCCCATTTGAAATTCAAGGTGTAGGCGAACACTTTTTAATGTTTAAAAAGATTTAA
- a CDS encoding murein L,D-transpeptidase catalytic domain family protein has protein sequence MIYKVFPAVLFFLFSFSSSKVFYPELKNNNFLVSKTVPVSSMDNNIEMVYNNLHANNFALPKEESFIQALKGFYLLKEKGLIKKNILTLVDFSLSSNLKRLWVIDLTTNTVLFQSLVAHGRNTGEEFANSFSNAQQSFKSSLGFYVTGEIYNGKHGMSLRLDGLEKGLNDNARIRGVVMHAANYVSNSFIKNNKRLGRSQGCPAIPEELSKDIINAIKNKSCLFIYHPSVISKLIS, from the coding sequence ATGATTTATAAGGTTTTTCCTGCTGTATTATTTTTCTTGTTTTCTTTTTCTTCAAGTAAAGTTTTTTATCCAGAATTAAAAAATAATAATTTTCTTGTTTCTAAAACGGTTCCTGTTTCCTCGATGGACAATAATATTGAAATGGTGTATAATAATTTACATGCCAATAATTTTGCATTGCCAAAGGAAGAAAGTTTTATTCAAGCTTTGAAAGGGTTTTATTTACTTAAAGAAAAAGGCTTGATTAAGAAAAATATATTAACATTAGTCGATTTCAGTTTGTCGTCTAATTTAAAAAGACTTTGGGTTATTGATTTAACTACAAATACAGTCTTGTTTCAATCGCTTGTTGCTCACGGAAGAAATACCGGAGAGGAATTTGCCAATAGTTTTTCTAATGCACAACAATCTTTCAAAAGTAGTTTAGGATTCTATGTTACCGGAGAAATTTATAATGGTAAACACGGAATGTCTTTGCGATTAGACGGACTTGAAAAAGGATTAAATGACAATGCCAGAATCCGAGGTGTAGTTATGCATGCTGCAAATTATGTTTCTAATTCATTTATTAAAAACAACAAAAGGTTGGGCCGAAGCCAAGGTTGTCCTGCTATACCAGAAGAATTGTCTAAAGATATTATCAATGCGATAAAAAACAAATCGTGTTTGTTCATTTATCATCCCTCAGTAATTTCAAAATTGATTTCTTAG